One part of the Anopheles coustani chromosome 2, idAnoCousDA_361_x.2, whole genome shotgun sequence genome encodes these proteins:
- the LOC131261950 gene encoding tRNA-dihydrouridine(16/17) synthase [NAD(P)(+)]-like isoform X1: MVTSDDSTVQTPAEPKTGQQQQPTGTMDTTATEPPSRKLGGFEFYEKILRSPRYVVAPMVDASELAWRLLSRRHGAQLCYSPMFHSSCFSKDPKYRKDSLQTCPEDRPLIIQFCGNDPKIMLEAALLAQDHCDAIDINLGCPQAIAKRGHYGAFLQDEWELLREIVSTLHRNLAIPVTCKIRIFEDMSKTIRYARMLQDAGAQLLTVHGRTREQKGPLTGMADWKYVSVLRQELSVPIFSNGNIMSVHDVERCIAETGVNGVMTAEGNLHNPALFEGVNPTAWSMAHEYLDLVEQYPAPISYIRGHLFKIFHHLLHLKSNTALREQLAICHSVPEFRSVASQLEEKYLPFHEGKKVWTGDEPENEEDKAVADDPGTDQNLHLPPWLCQPYMRAPPEVHRQKLAEARRLAEDPTREKRQFFDAHGNEISRKRMKKMRRVQRRPKNKNRALRNAARNAAGNNGDDGKTIADGDEEEEGEDDVSSSIDEGADTVILMQAPPSVDKNARRRRFEELCNNESPKCTNPMGLKCDHRLCKMCCRKKCYQENRDCCGHKIRIKSRREKAIALTLAEKQQQEEGQKSAEQQQKLLVEGSRNLPPAGAVTMETDHAPEPRTPAEEGHEVEKHR, translated from the exons ATGGTAACTAGCGACGATAGCACCGTACAAACCCCGGCCGAACCAAAGACGggtcagcagcaacaacccaCCGGCACGATGGACACGACGGCAACCGAACCACCGAGCCGGAAGCTGGGTGGATTTGAGTTCTACGAGAAAATTTTGCGCTCGCCCCGCTACGTCGTCGCCCCGATGGTGGACGCGAGTGAGCTGGCCTGGCGTCTGTTGAGCCGCCGGCACGGGGCCCAGCTCTGCTACTCCCCAATGTTCCACAGCAGCTGCTTCTCGAAGGACCCGAAGTATCGGAAAGATTCGCTGCAAACGTGTCCGGAAGATCGACCGCTTATTATTCAG ttctgCGGCAACGATCCGAAGATTATGCTCGAGGCGGCCCTACTCGCACAGGATCACTGCGACGCGATCGATATCAACCTCGGTTGCCCGCAGGCCATCGCCAAGCGGGGCCACTACGGGGCCTTCCTCCAGGACGAATGGGAGCTGCTGCGCGAAATAG TAAGCACCCTCCATCGCAATCTGGCCATACCGGTCACGTGCAAGATACGTATCTTCGAGGATATGTCTAAAACGATTCGATACGCCCGAATGCTGCAGGACGCCGGAGCCCAACTGCTGACCGTGCACGGTCGAACGCGCGAGCAAAAGGGTCCGCTGACGGGGATGGCCGACTGGAAGTACGTGAGCGTTTTGCGGCAGGAGCTAAGCGTACCGATCTTCTCCAACGGTAACATCATGTCCGTGCACGACGTGGAACGGTGCATCGCGGAGACGGGGGTGAACGGAGTGATGACCGCCGAGGGTAACCTGCACAATCCGGCCCTGTTCGAGGGCGTAAACCCGACCGCCTGGAGCATGGCACACGAGTATCTGGATTTGGTCGAACAGTACCCGGCCCCGATTTCCTACATTCGGGGacatttgttcaaaattttccATCACCT gtTACACCTGAAATCAAACACCGCGTTGCGGGAGCAGCTCGCTATTTGCCATTCAGTGCCCGAATTCCGCTCGGTCGCATCGCagctggaagaaaaataccTGCCCTTCCACGAGGGCAAGAAAGTCTGGACGGGAGACGAACCCGAAAACGAGGAGGATAAAGCTGTCGCCGATGACCCCGGTACGGACCAGAATCTACACCTGCCGCCATGGCTCTGTCAGCCGTACATGCGCGCCCCACCGGAAGTGCACCGGCAGAAGCTGGCCGAAGCGCGCCGCCTGGCGGAAGATCCTACTCGCGAAAAGCGCCAATTTTTCGACGCCCACGGCAACGAGATATCGCGCAAGCGTATGAAAAAGATGCGCCGCGTGCAGCGTCGACCAAAGAACAAGAACCGTGCACTCAGAAACGCCGCTCGAAATGCTGCTGGGAACAACGGGGACGATGGAAAGACGATTGCCGACGGCgacgaagaggaggagggCGAAGACGACGTTTCGTCCTCGATTGACGAAGGGGCGGACACGGTTATCCTGATGCAGGCCCCTCCTAGTGTGGACAAAAACGCTCGGCGCCGGCGGTTCGAGGAGTTGTGCAACAATGAATCACCAAAATGCACCAATCCGATG GGGTTAAAATGTGACCACAGACTTTGCAAGATGTgctgcaggaaaaagtgcTACCAGGAGAACCGCGACTGTTGCGGCCACAAAATCCGCATCAAATCGCGCCGTGAAAAAGCGATCGCACTGACGTTGGCcgaaaagcagcagcaggaggaaGGGCAAAAATCTGCCGAACAGCAACAGAAGCTTCTTGTCGAAGGAAGTCGGAATCTTCCGCCTGCTGGTGCTGTAACCATGGAGACGGACCATGCACCGGAGCCGAGAACCCCGGCTGAGGAAGGACACGAGGTGGAGAAACACAGATGA
- the LOC131261950 gene encoding tRNA-dihydrouridine(16/17) synthase [NAD(P)(+)]-like isoform X2 — MLEAALLAQDHCDAIDINLGCPQAIAKRGHYGAFLQDEWELLREIVSTLHRNLAIPVTCKIRIFEDMSKTIRYARMLQDAGAQLLTVHGRTREQKGPLTGMADWKYVSVLRQELSVPIFSNGNIMSVHDVERCIAETGVNGVMTAEGNLHNPALFEGVNPTAWSMAHEYLDLVEQYPAPISYIRGHLFKIFHHLLHLKSNTALREQLAICHSVPEFRSVASQLEEKYLPFHEGKKVWTGDEPENEEDKAVADDPGTDQNLHLPPWLCQPYMRAPPEVHRQKLAEARRLAEDPTREKRQFFDAHGNEISRKRMKKMRRVQRRPKNKNRALRNAARNAAGNNGDDGKTIADGDEEEEGEDDVSSSIDEGADTVILMQAPPSVDKNARRRRFEELCNNESPKCTNPMGLKCDHRLCKMCCRKKCYQENRDCCGHKIRIKSRREKAIALTLAEKQQQEEGQKSAEQQQKLLVEGSRNLPPAGAVTMETDHAPEPRTPAEEGHEVEKHR; from the exons ATGCTCGAGGCGGCCCTACTCGCACAGGATCACTGCGACGCGATCGATATCAACCTCGGTTGCCCGCAGGCCATCGCCAAGCGGGGCCACTACGGGGCCTTCCTCCAGGACGAATGGGAGCTGCTGCGCGAAATAG TAAGCACCCTCCATCGCAATCTGGCCATACCGGTCACGTGCAAGATACGTATCTTCGAGGATATGTCTAAAACGATTCGATACGCCCGAATGCTGCAGGACGCCGGAGCCCAACTGCTGACCGTGCACGGTCGAACGCGCGAGCAAAAGGGTCCGCTGACGGGGATGGCCGACTGGAAGTACGTGAGCGTTTTGCGGCAGGAGCTAAGCGTACCGATCTTCTCCAACGGTAACATCATGTCCGTGCACGACGTGGAACGGTGCATCGCGGAGACGGGGGTGAACGGAGTGATGACCGCCGAGGGTAACCTGCACAATCCGGCCCTGTTCGAGGGCGTAAACCCGACCGCCTGGAGCATGGCACACGAGTATCTGGATTTGGTCGAACAGTACCCGGCCCCGATTTCCTACATTCGGGGacatttgttcaaaattttccATCACCT gtTACACCTGAAATCAAACACCGCGTTGCGGGAGCAGCTCGCTATTTGCCATTCAGTGCCCGAATTCCGCTCGGTCGCATCGCagctggaagaaaaataccTGCCCTTCCACGAGGGCAAGAAAGTCTGGACGGGAGACGAACCCGAAAACGAGGAGGATAAAGCTGTCGCCGATGACCCCGGTACGGACCAGAATCTACACCTGCCGCCATGGCTCTGTCAGCCGTACATGCGCGCCCCACCGGAAGTGCACCGGCAGAAGCTGGCCGAAGCGCGCCGCCTGGCGGAAGATCCTACTCGCGAAAAGCGCCAATTTTTCGACGCCCACGGCAACGAGATATCGCGCAAGCGTATGAAAAAGATGCGCCGCGTGCAGCGTCGACCAAAGAACAAGAACCGTGCACTCAGAAACGCCGCTCGAAATGCTGCTGGGAACAACGGGGACGATGGAAAGACGATTGCCGACGGCgacgaagaggaggagggCGAAGACGACGTTTCGTCCTCGATTGACGAAGGGGCGGACACGGTTATCCTGATGCAGGCCCCTCCTAGTGTGGACAAAAACGCTCGGCGCCGGCGGTTCGAGGAGTTGTGCAACAATGAATCACCAAAATGCACCAATCCGATG GGGTTAAAATGTGACCACAGACTTTGCAAGATGTgctgcaggaaaaagtgcTACCAGGAGAACCGCGACTGTTGCGGCCACAAAATCCGCATCAAATCGCGCCGTGAAAAAGCGATCGCACTGACGTTGGCcgaaaagcagcagcaggaggaaGGGCAAAAATCTGCCGAACAGCAACAGAAGCTTCTTGTCGAAGGAAGTCGGAATCTTCCGCCTGCTGGTGCTGTAACCATGGAGACGGACCATGCACCGGAGCCGAGAACCCCGGCTGAGGAAGGACACGAGGTGGAGAAACACAGATGA